The following proteins are co-located in the Dyadobacter chenwenxiniae genome:
- a CDS encoding Lrp/AsnC family transcriptional regulator: MSLDHFDIEILAILQEGNLTPQRTIGERVNLSAAAVNRRIKRMEADGVIRANIAVLDAEKVGQRITIIVEVELESEHVDLIDQAKASFLATPEVQQCYYVTGEMDFVLVVSVASMGDYELLTRRLFFNNPNMKRFRTLVAMNCVKVGLSIPLQISVK; encoded by the coding sequence ATGTCTTTGGATCATTTTGATATTGAAATTTTAGCCATTCTCCAGGAAGGGAATCTTACTCCCCAGCGGACCATAGGAGAGCGAGTCAACCTTTCAGCTGCGGCAGTTAATCGTCGTATCAAGCGGATGGAGGCTGATGGGGTCATTCGAGCTAACATTGCTGTTTTGGATGCCGAAAAAGTTGGCCAACGCATTACGATAATAGTCGAAGTTGAACTGGAAAGCGAGCATGTAGACTTAATTGACCAGGCTAAGGCATCTTTCCTTGCAACACCCGAAGTACAACAATGTTATTATGTAACCGGTGAAATGGATTTTGTTTTAGTTGTCTCAGTAGCCAGTATGGGTGATTACGAATTATTAACCAGGCGTCTATTTTTTAACAATCCGAATATGAAACGCTTTCGCACATTGGTCGCCATGAATTGCGTAAAGGTAGGTTTATCGATTCCACTTCAAATAAGCGTCAAATAG
- a CDS encoding nuclear transport factor 2 family protein: MNPKISTLVFFMCLYANILFAQKTISAAPDQLYKDIVKADSLLFNAFNHCDSLTYRKFINNDIEFYHDLGGLNVGADYEMRSIMEMCARGNQIRRELVKSTLEVHPIQGYGAVEIGVHTFYHTNKGQTQEKVSGTYKFVQLWQFKDGAWKLARVISYGHNEMHND, from the coding sequence ATGAACCCGAAAATTAGCACCCTGGTATTTTTCATGTGTCTGTATGCAAATATCCTTTTTGCTCAAAAAACCATCTCTGCGGCTCCTGACCAGCTCTACAAAGACATTGTTAAAGCGGACAGCCTCCTGTTTAATGCCTTTAATCATTGTGACAGCTTAACGTATCGTAAATTCATAAACAATGACATCGAGTTCTATCATGACCTAGGCGGTTTAAACGTAGGTGCTGATTACGAAATGCGCTCTATAATGGAGATGTGTGCCAGAGGCAATCAAATCAGGAGAGAACTAGTCAAAAGCACTTTGGAAGTACATCCAATACAGGGATATGGTGCTGTTGAAATCGGAGTGCATACATTTTATCACACCAACAAAGGCCAGACACAGGAAAAAGTCAGTGGAACTTACAAATTTGTTCAGCTATGGCAGTTCAAAGACGGAGCCTGGAAATTAGCCCGGGTTATTAGTTACGGTCACAACGAGATGCATAATGATTAA
- a CDS encoding serine hydrolase domain-containing protein, whose protein sequence is MIKKVFRALVFAFLVSAVHAQIKTLNGNIVSRASLDQFLASQVNPGNLPGLSIAIINNGKIVYHRSMGTTSMETHAPLNDQSIFEAASLSKTVFTYFVLRLVDQGILNLDTPLYKYMLYEDISGDERYKLITARMVLEHTSGLPNWRTSDLADSARHIAKGTLYLKFKPGTAYAYSGEGYYYLSRVIAKLTKNELTTLDVNFQKEVSIPLGMSYAWFSVNPFITSHKVTGYMNGKAIHRWPGSLPKQDSTWFGAAGGLHTEAVSYATFLIALMKGHGLKKGTADELFKVQVTLPADGNYDGDTGWGLGIGIRPGFQGTDYNHRGNNGNFQSYYRINRDQQSGFVFFTNCDKGGDFNERLEKFFLTGR, encoded by the coding sequence ATGATTAAGAAAGTCTTCCGTGCTCTCGTTTTTGCCTTTCTGGTCTCGGCAGTGCATGCTCAAATTAAAACCCTAAACGGAAATATAGTCTCGAGGGCATCCCTTGATCAGTTTCTGGCATCCCAGGTGAATCCAGGTAACTTGCCTGGTTTGTCCATAGCAATCATTAATAATGGAAAGATTGTTTATCACCGGTCTATGGGAACCACAAGTATGGAAACTCACGCACCCTTAAATGACCAGTCCATTTTTGAGGCTGCATCTTTATCCAAAACTGTTTTTACTTATTTTGTATTAAGACTCGTTGATCAGGGCATTTTGAATCTGGATACGCCATTATATAAGTACATGCTGTATGAAGACATATCTGGTGACGAGCGCTATAAATTAATCACCGCACGAATGGTGCTTGAACACACCTCTGGCCTTCCAAACTGGCGTACATCAGATCTGGCCGATAGTGCAAGACATATTGCAAAAGGAACGCTCTACCTCAAATTTAAACCAGGAACAGCGTACGCTTATTCCGGAGAGGGATATTACTACTTATCGAGGGTGATTGCAAAACTTACAAAGAATGAACTGACCACTCTGGATGTTAATTTTCAAAAAGAGGTCTCAATACCATTGGGCATGTCCTATGCCTGGTTTAGTGTTAATCCGTTCATTACCAGTCACAAAGTGACAGGATACATGAATGGCAAAGCTATTCACCGATGGCCCGGTTCATTGCCAAAGCAGGATTCGACCTGGTTTGGAGCAGCGGGAGGCCTGCATACTGAGGCTGTAAGCTATGCCACTTTTTTAATTGCGCTGATGAAAGGCCATGGACTTAAAAAGGGAACTGCCGATGAATTATTCAAGGTGCAAGTAACACTTCCGGCTGATGGAAACTATGACGGCGACACGGGTTGGGGGTTGGGTATTGGTATCAGACCCGGGTTTCAAGGCACCGATTATAATCACCGGGGTAACAATGGCAATTTTCAATCCTATTACCGGATCAACCGAGACCAGCAAAGTGGATTTGTCTTTTTTACCAATTGCGACAAAGGGGGAGATTTTAATGAACGGCTTGAAAAATTCTTTCTGACGGGAAGGTAA
- a CDS encoding penicillin-binding transpeptidase domain-containing protein has protein sequence MKILLLLICYIFALDVTAQNQETPFQSCNVKGSTTIYDYNKHQWTTTDESDSHIGSQPASTFKVINLLIALETGVIKNENDIIKWPGTTDTTLYGYRPDIYRDISVKEAFELSAGWAFIELAKQVGREKYKKILEKSKYGNGDLSEQGDDFWNFGKFAISPRNQIEFLINVYENKTPFSKQNIAILKKVMVTEHTDSHTLRSKTGWTRVEGNDIGWWVGYVESKGNVYFFATRITKPRSVSNPGFGECRKTITKEFLSQLMAN, from the coding sequence ATGAAAATTCTATTGCTTCTCATATGCTACATCTTTGCATTAGATGTCACTGCACAAAATCAAGAAACTCCTTTTCAGTCATGTAATGTGAAAGGGAGCACGACCATTTATGATTATAACAAACATCAATGGACTACCACGGACGAATCTGACTCCCACATAGGGAGCCAACCAGCTTCTACTTTTAAAGTTATCAATCTATTGATTGCGCTTGAAACTGGTGTAATCAAAAATGAAAACGACATCATCAAGTGGCCTGGGACAACAGATACCACACTTTATGGCTATCGTCCGGATATTTACAGGGACATCTCTGTAAAGGAGGCATTTGAATTATCAGCCGGGTGGGCCTTCATTGAGCTTGCCAAGCAAGTCGGTCGGGAAAAATACAAAAAGATTTTAGAGAAGTCAAAATATGGTAATGGAGACCTTTCCGAGCAAGGAGACGATTTCTGGAATTTTGGAAAATTCGCTATATCTCCCCGTAATCAGATTGAGTTTTTGATCAATGTATATGAGAATAAGACTCCCTTTTCAAAACAGAACATCGCTATTTTAAAGAAAGTGATGGTTACAGAGCATACAGACAGCCATACTTTAAGATCCAAAACAGGATGGACCCGGGTTGAAGGAAATGATATTGGCTGGTGGGTGGGTTATGTGGAATCAAAGGGAAACGTATATTTTTTCGCAACCCGAATTACTAAACCACGCTCAGTATCAAATCCTGGCTTTGGAGAATGCCGTAAAACAATTACGAAAGAATTTCTAAGCCAACTAATGGCGAATTAG